One genomic segment of Coffea arabica cultivar ET-39 chromosome 6e, Coffea Arabica ET-39 HiFi, whole genome shotgun sequence includes these proteins:
- the LOC113697334 gene encoding beta-amyrin 28-monooxygenase produces MEFFYVSLLCLFLLLVTLSLHFLFYKSRSALSGPLPPGKTGWPMVGESLEFLSCGWKGHPEKFVFDRMAKYSSHVFKTHLLGEKAAVFCGAPGNKFLFSNENKLVQAWWPASVDKVFPSSTQTSSKEEAIKMRKMLPNFLKPEALQRYIGIMDHIAGRHFSSGWENKDQVKVFPLCKNYTFWIASRLFVSVEEPTEVAKLLQPFNVLASGLISVPIDLPGTPFNRAVKASNQIRKMLLALINQRKVDLAEGKASPTQDIMSHMLTTSDENGKFMHELDVADKILGLLIGGHDTASSACTFVIKFLAELPEIYEGVYKEQMEIVKSKAPGELLNWDDIQKMKYSWNVACEVLRLAPPLQGAFREALADFMYNGFSIPKGWKIYWSANTTHRNPECFPEPQKFDPSRFEGSGPAPYTFVPFGGGPRMCPGKEYARLEILVFIHHVVKRFRWEKIIPDEKIVVDPMPIPAKGLPVRLFPHKA; encoded by the exons ATGGAGTTTTTCTATGTCTCTTTGCTCTGCTTGTTTTTGCTTCTCGTTACACTCTCACTCCATTTCCTCTTCTACAAGAGCAGGTCAGCCTTGTCCGGACCCTTACCGCCCGGTAAGACGGGATGGCCGATGGTGGGAGAAAGCCTTGAGTTCTTGTCCTGTGGGTGGAAAGGCCACCCTGAAAAGTTTGTTTTTGATCGCATGGCCAAGTACTCTTCCCATGTTTTCAAGACTCATCTCTTAGGTGAAAAAGCAGCCGTTTTCTGTGGTGCGCCTGGTAACAAGTTCTTGTTCTCAAATGAGAACAAGCTTGTTCAGGCATGGTGGCCTGCCTCTGTTGACAAGGTCTTCCCGTCGTCAACCCAAACTTCATCAAAAGAGGAGGCCATCAAGATGAGAAAAATGCTCCCAAACTTCCTTAAACCTGAAGCTTTGCAACGATACATCGGTATCATGGATCATATTGCTGGACGACACTTCTCTTCTGGTTGGGAAAACAAGGATCAAGTGAAAGTTTTCCCTCTTTGCAAGAACTACACGTTTTGGATAGCTTCCAGATTGTTTGTGAGCGTCGAGGAACCAACTGAAGTTGCTAAGTTGCTCCAGCCATTCAACGTTTTGGCATCCGGGCTCATTTCTGTCCCTATTGATTTGCCCGGAACCCCTTTCAACCGTGCTGTTAAGGCCTCTAACCAGATCAGGAAGATGCTTCTGGCCCTTATCAACCAAAGGAAAGTTGATTTGGCTGAAGGCAAAGCATCACCTACACAAGATATCATGTCACATATGCTTACAACAAGTGATGAAAACGGaaaattcatgcatgaattgGATGTTGCTGATAAGATTCTTGGATTATTGATTGGAGGCCACGATACCGCTAGCTCAGCATGTACTTTCGTTATCAAATTCCTTGCAGAGTTGCCTGAAATTTATGAAGGAGTCTACAAGG AGCAAATGGAGATCGTCAAATCAAAAGCACCAGGTGAACTGTTGAACTGGGATGATATTCAGAAAATGAAGTATTCATGGAATGTTGCATGCGAAGTATTAAGACTTGCTCCTCCGCTCCAAGGTGCTTTTAGAGAAGCTCTTGCTGATTTCATGTACAATGGTTTCTCAATTCCAAAGGGATGGAAG ATATATTGGAGTGCCAATACAACACATAGAAATCCTGAATGCTTCCCAGAACCACAAAAATTCGACCCTTCAAGGTTTGAAGGAAGTGGACCTGCTCCTTATACATTTGTACCTTTTGGTGGAGGTCCTAGAATGTGCCCAGGAAAAGAGTATGCCCGCTTGGAAATACTTGTTTTCATCCATCATGTTGTGAAGAGATTCAGGTGGGAAAAAATAATTCCTGATGAAAAGATTGTCGTGGATCCGATGCCCATTCCTGCCAAGGGACTTCCAGTTCGACTTTTTCCACACAAGGCCTAA
- the LOC113695104 gene encoding uncharacterized protein isoform X4, whose amino-acid sequence MLQALKALTYAPSSSSEILTKLYEIVFSILDKVADPQKRKKGIFGAKGGDKEVSIIRSNLQYAAISALRRLPLDPGNPAFLHRAVQGVSFADPVAVRHSLEILSELATSDPYAVAMALGKVVQPGGALHDVLHLHDVLARVALARLCHTISRARSLNDRPDIRSQFSSVLYQLLLDPSERVCFEAILCVLGKLDNAERTEERAAGWYRLTREILKLPEAPSVKETKADSKDAAPAKSSKEKSSKTKRPQPLIKLVMRRLESSFRSFSRPVLHAAARVVQEMGKSRAAAFAVGLQDIDEGVHINSFSESSDSYDQDLNETSEGLRRVSSVSNGTSGKDTIAGLLASLMEVVRTTVACECVYVRAMVIKALIWMQSPHESFGELESIIASELSDPSWPATLLNDILLTLHARFKATPDMAVTLLEIARVFATKVPGKIDADVLQLLWKTCLVGAGPDGKHTALEAVTIVLDLPPPQPGSMSELTSIDRVSASDPKSALALQRLVQAAVWFLGENANYAASEYAWESATPPGTALMMLDADKMVAAASSRNPTLAGALTRLQRCAFSGSWEVRIIAAQALTTMAIRSGEPYRLQIYEFLHTLEQGGLQSQLADMHVSNGEDQGASGTGLGSLISPMIKVLDEMYGAQDELIKEMRNHDNAKKEWTDEELKKLYETHERLLDLVSLFCYVPRAKYLPLGPTSAKLIDIYRTRHNISASTGLSDPAVATGISDLIYETAKPMPAEPDTLDDDLVNAWAANLGDDGLLGSNAPAMSRVNEFLSGAGTDAPDVEENITSRPSMSYDDMWAKTLLETTEMEEDTRSSGSSSPDSVGSVETSISSHFGGMNYPSLFSSKPSTYGSSQSTERAGGSRFSHPSFGGNSYEGFNSPIREEPPPYSSPTHQRYESFENPLAGPGSQSFGSHDDERLSSTNRQHGTALYDFTAGGDDELNLTAGEEVEIEYEVDGWFYVKKKRPGRDGKMAGLVPVLYVSQS is encoded by the exons TCTATCATTCGAAGTAACTTGCAATATGCTGCCATAAGTGCTTTGAGAAGACTTCCTCTTGATCCGGGAAATCCAGCATTTCTTCATCGTGCTGTACAAGG AGTTTCATTTGCTGATCCAGTAGCTGTTAGGCATTCTTTGGAAATTCTATCTGAACTAGCCACAAGTGATCCATATGCTGTCGCAATGGCGTTGG GAAAGGTTGTGCAACCTGGTG GGGCTCTGCATGATGTTCTTCATTTGCATGACGTTCTTGCAAGAGTTGCATTAGCCAGGTTGTGCCATACGATTTCTAGAGCTCGATCACTAAATG ATCGGCCAGATATTAGGTCTCAGTTTAGTTCCGTGCTCTATCAGCTCCTCCTTGACCCCAGCGAAAGAGTTTGTTTTGAGGCTATCCTCTGTGTATTAGGAAAGCTGGATAATGCAGAGAG GACTGAGGAACGAGCTGCTGGATGGTATCGTCTGACAAGAGAGATTCTTAAGCTTCCTGAAGCACCTTCTGTCAAAGAGACAAAGGCTGATTCTAAAGATGCTGCTCCTGCAAAGAGCTCTAAAGAAAAATCTTCAAAGACAAAGCGGCCTCAACCGCTCATAAAACTTGTAATGAGGAG GTTGGAGAGTTCTTTCCGTAGTTTCTCTCGTCCTGTACTTCACGCTGCAGCTAGGGTTGTCCAGGAAATGGGGAAAAGCCGTGCTGCAGCTTTTGCTGTTGGTTTACAGGATATAGATGAAGGAGTTCACATTAATTCATTCTCTGAAAGTAGTGATTCATATGATCAAGATCTGAATGAGACATCTGAGG GTCTTCGTCGCGTTTCCTCGGTATCTAATGGAACAAGTGGCAAGGACACAATTGCAGGCCTATTAGCTTCCCTAATGGAGGTGGTACGAACAACTGTTGCATGTGAATGTGTTTATGTTCGTGCTATGGTAATAAAAGCTCTCATATGGATGCAAAGTCCACATGAAtcatttggtgaactagaatcCATCATTGCATCTGAGCTTTCGGATCCATCTTGGCCAGCAACATTACTAAATGATATATTGCTTACATTGCACGCTCGTTTTAAG GCTACACCAGATATGGCTGTTACTCTTCTTGAAATTGCAAGGGTTTTTGCTACCAAAGTTCCTGGGAAGATCGATGCTGATGTTCTGCAACTACTGTGGAAA ACTTGTCTTGTCGGAGCTGGCCCTGATGGAAAGCACACAGCTCTTGAGGCAGTCACAATAGTGCTAGATTTACCACCTCCACAGCCTGGCTCAATGTCTGAGCTTACCTCAATTGATAGGGTATCAGCATCCGATCCAAAATCTGCTTTGGCTTTGCAACGTTTAGTCCAAGCAGCG GTTTGGTTCCTTGGAGAGAATGCAAATTATGCTGCCTCTGAGTATGCTTGGGAATCAGCTACACCTCCTGGTACTGCATTAATGATGTTAGATGCGGATAAAATGGTTGCTGCTGCAAGTTCTCGCAATCCGACTCTTGCTGGTGCTCTAACTCGGCTCCAAAGATGCGCTTTCAGTGGTAGCTGGGAG GTTCGTATTATTGCTGCTCAGGCTCTTACAACTATGGCAATTAGATCTGGCGAGCCTTACAGGCTGCAAATCTATGAATTTTTACACACCTTAGAACAGGGTGGTCTGCAGTCTCAACTTGCAGATATGCATGTTAGTAATGGAGAAGATCAGGGAGCTAGTGGTACTGGCCTTGGATCTTTAATAAGTCCTATGATAAAAGTCCTTGACGAAATGTATGGTGCACAAGATGAGCTGATAAA GGAGATGCGGAATCATGACAATGCCAAAAAGGAGTGGACAGATGAGGAGCTTAAGAAACTATATGAAACTCATGAGAGACTGTTAGATCTTGTTTCACTGTTTTGTTATGTACCAAGAGCCAAATATCTTCCTTTAGGGCCAACAAG TGCAAAACTCATTGACATTTACCGCACTCGGCATAATATAAGTGCATCAACCGGCCTCAGTGACCCAGCTGTTGCCACTGGCATTTCTGATCTTATCTATGAAACAGCCAAACCAATGCCTGCTGAGCCTGACACACTTGATGATGACCTTGTAAATGCATGGGCTGCAAACCTTGGTGATGATGGCTTGTTGGGAAGTAATGCTCCTGCAATGAGTAGG GTAAATGAATTCCTTTCTGGTGCTGGTACCGATGCTCCTGACGTTGAGGAGAATATTACTTCTAGACCTTCCATGAGTTACGACGATATGTGGGCAAAGACTCTTTTAGAGACCACAGAAATGGAG GAAGATACAAGGTCTTCTGGTTCTTCTTCCCCTGACTCGGTTGGATCGGTTGAGACATCGATATCATCTCATTTTGGTGGAATGAACTATCCATCGCTGTTCAGTTCGAAGCCCTCCACTTATGGTTCTTCTCAGTCCACG GAGAGGGCTGGTGGAAGCAGATTTAGCCATCCTTCCTTTGGAGGAAACTCATATGAGGGTTTTAATTCCCCG ATAAGAGAAGAGCCTCCCCCATATTCATCTCCTACCCATCAAAGATACGAGTCATTTGAGAACCCCTTAGCTGGTCCTGGCTCACAAAGTTTTGGATCCCATGATGATGAGCGACTCTCTTCCACAAATCGACAACATGGCacagctctttatgactttacTGCTGGTGGTGATGATGAG CTGAATCTGACGGCAGGAGAAGAGGTtgaaattgaatatgaagtAGATGGCTGGTTTTAT GTGAAGAAAAAACGCCCTGGGAGGGACGGTAAAATGGCTGGGCTTGTCCCTGTACTGTATGTCAGTCAGTCCTGA